A window of Deltaproteobacteria bacterium contains these coding sequences:
- a CDS encoding tellurite resistance/C4-dicarboxylate transporter family protein → MMHPAYFALVMATGIVAIACNLFGLIAFSIVLSWINLIAYPLLWALFIARIVMFGDRVVSDFGDHGRAPGYFTVVAATGVLGIQAAMLHNSLLVAQSLWWVCISLWVICTYTVFAMLTVKAKKPPLQKGINGGWLVAVVATQSVCVLGCVLDGNILVDNNRDSALFVLMCFWLGGGMLYLWIIGLIFYRYMFFRFLPNDLMPPYWINMGAVAISTLAGLRLLTAIETSNMLMQLSPFVLGLSVMYWATATWWIPMLLVLGVWRHHKCGIRIFYDPLYWGLVFPLGMYATCTFQLANVMHLPLLLWIARGFVIAATIAWFLTFLGLGQRLLYAGLLGCRSGRKRSSIDEVVNDFHVQPSMYNLTEGSILK, encoded by the coding sequence ATGATGCATCCAGCATACTTTGCTTTGGTGATGGCAACTGGCATCGTTGCGATTGCCTGTAATCTGTTTGGCCTCATTGCATTTTCGATAGTGCTATCCTGGATTAACCTAATTGCCTATCCCCTACTATGGGCATTATTTATCGCACGTATCGTTATGTTTGGCGATCGCGTCGTGTCGGATTTTGGCGACCACGGGCGTGCCCCTGGATATTTTACAGTTGTGGCCGCTACTGGCGTATTGGGTATTCAAGCGGCGATGTTGCACAATAGCCTTTTGGTAGCGCAGAGCCTGTGGTGGGTTTGCATTTCGTTGTGGGTTATTTGCACATACACTGTGTTTGCCATGCTTACTGTAAAGGCAAAGAAGCCGCCTTTGCAGAAGGGCATTAACGGAGGCTGGCTTGTAGCCGTGGTTGCAACTCAATCTGTCTGTGTGTTGGGTTGCGTGTTAGATGGTAACATTTTAGTCGATAACAACCGAGACAGTGCGCTCTTTGTGCTTATGTGTTTCTGGCTCGGAGGCGGCATGCTTTATCTGTGGATTATTGGGCTGATTTTTTACCGCTACATGTTCTTTCGCTTTTTGCCAAACGATCTCATGCCGCCTTATTGGATCAACATGGGAGCGGTTGCCATTTCAACGCTTGCCGGTCTCAGACTGCTAACTGCGATTGAGACATCTAACATGCTTATGCAGCTTTCGCCGTTTGTCTTGGGGCTTAGCGTCATGTACTGGGCAACGGCAACTTGGTGGATACCTATGCTTCTGGTTCTCGGTGTTTGGAGACATCACAAGTGCGGGATTAGGATTTTTTATGATCCGCTTTATTGGGGCCTGGTGTTCCCGCTTGGGATGTATGCTACGTGCACCTTTCAACTAGCCAATGTAATGCATTTGCCACTCCTCTTGTGGATCGCTCGTGGATTTGTCATTGCGGCAACTATTGCTTGGTTTTTGACGTTTCTTGGCCTTGGTCAACGCTTGCTATACGCGGGTTTGCTCGGGTGTCGTAGTGGTAGAAAGCGATCGAGCATTGATGAGGTAGTAAATGATTTTCATGTTCAACCTAGTATGTATAACTTAACAGAAGGAAGTATATTAAAATGA